The genomic stretch TTGCACAAAATTTATTTCTTGGCACCCCAAAGTCTGATCTTTAGCTATACTTTGAGCAAGTGACAAAATCGTCAGCCTTTTAGTTCAgaagaatcttctcaagttaatGGTTCCTAGACATGCTCTCTAGACCTGTTTCTATTCAGAAAATATACGGCTTGATTTTGTTTTCCAAGTTGGACGAGCTCTAAGATATCCTCAGCTGACAAAAAGACATCGTGCAACTGCAGCCATAAATGCTGATTCCAAAAGTCAAATAAAGTACATTGCCTCTATCCACATTAAGAAATGTGCTCAACATGTCAGACAAGTGTAGAGCACCATGGAGTAACTAACAGATTACTATGACCATCACCAATCTAAAATGTTGATTCATTACCCGAAAAGCTGGAGCCCAAGTCCTGTGCTACTCAGACATTAGGTGAGCTCCAAGATATCTACAACCGACAAAAAGAAATCGTGCAAATGCAGTAATAAATGCTGACAGCAAAAGTAACATAAAAATGCTTTGCCGTTATCAGCACTACGAAAAGTGTTCAACATGTCAGACAAGTGTAGAGCACCATGAAGTAAGCAACAGATTACACTGATCATCACCAATCCACAATGTTGCTTCATTACCCAAAAAGCTGGAGCCCTAGTTACATTCCATTCTCATGCACCTGATTTGAGGTGACATGCATATTGATAAAAGTCTAACCTTTACTCAAAATGATTTACAAACAGACACGACAAACCGCTTTACTCACATTGCACATCAACCAACTGAATTTAAGTCAAATGTACATTGGCAAAAGCCTAACGATTGACAACATCAAATAATTCAACAAACAGACAGAACATAGTCGGCACAAATCATGCTTGTTTCGTATTAATTCCTGCACCAAAAGAAATCCATTCTGatatttttcttgacaaatAAAGAAAGGATGCAGCAAAGTTGTTCTAGATTTTGAGGCACATAGCACCAATCATGCCCCAAAGGATGGATGAATGCTGCTCATGGCATATAAAAAACTAGTCCAAGCATCAAGAGTAACCATCACTGTCAGCAAGCAGGAATCAAATTTAAGGAGCCTCAACAAACAGAGGTCAATTAAACGGGCGTATAACGTAATGAAATTCTTCAGATTCCAGTCCAACTACCCGAGCATAATAAGAACTTCCAAAACATGATACACacaaaaatcatcctaaaatgCAAAGCCTCCTCCGCCCAACCCATCCCACTAAAACCTTACAGCATGAGGGAACCTTTTGTCCACCTCCGCCCCTCCAAccaacacccccccccccccccccaaaaaaaccaaacaaagaaaaaacatAAAGGGTAACCATAATCAAGAGCAGAATAAAAATAGACTCAGCCGACCAACTATAATCAAACAGATTTCTCTAAAAACCAAAAGGTTCGCAAAAATAAGAGAAAGAGTGGATTTTTATGAAGTTACAGAAATTCCACCTACCGAAGGGCTTGAAGGATCAGATGGTCGGAGTTGGCTGAAGTTCATAGGGTCGAAAGAAGGCCAGTCACCAAGCATTGACCCCATCCGATCACCGGAAAACCTCTGCAGTCTGCGCCTGGAATCCTAGTACTAGAAAAAAATTGCCGATGATGCCTCAGGGTTTCAGGTACACATAGCTTGCTTATATACACTCTCAACAACAATGCCACGAGGCGGTAAACTGAAGAGTAGCAATTGACAGGTGGGCTTATGGACTAGCTCGGCAAGGCAAGTAGTAATAGTTGTAGTGGGATTTGTATCAAGTTAAAGGAGGAAATATTTATTATTACTGCTGGCACAACTAGTACAACCAGTATGGAATGCCAATCCCATTACCTCTGCTTTTGGGTTTGGCATTCATTGGGGGTGGGGGATTGGATTGGAATTGGAAGTATCTGTTGAATTTTACATTTTAACTGtactatatatttttttatatgtatatataaaaatatCCCGGGTCTGTTCTTTTTCTGCCGTCTGGTTCTAAGCAAAACTTGTGTGTGTTTCAGCAAGATGGACGTGAGCGTAAAAGTTACTCGTCAATGGCTTGGATTCTTGGTGAACGTTAAAAGTGGTAGGTCTGTGATCTGATGATTTTGATGGAGCTGAGACTAGGTTATATTGAGCTCAACTTTGGTGATTCTTTAGCTAGAATATTCAAGAAGTgttaacatttttttaaaaaaaagttttacCAATTTCTTTTACAGGATTGAGCAATAAAGTTTTGTGGAAAGAATGTgctaaaaaaatttgaaatacttCTGTAATGTGAATTATTTCGTGAAAATTAGAATCTATACTTCTCAAAGCATCCTAAACTATGGTTTGGTTTCTTTTCCCAAATTGATTGTTTGCGTCCAAAAGAATAATCCCAACATAACAAATTATGAGCCTGTTTTGAATGGTGTGTTTGTTTGGCATTTGGAAGAAAACAGACGATCCAAACATGCCCTATTATATTGCTAGAAAGTAAAAGTAGTGTACATGGTTTGAAAACAAAAGTAAGAGTGAgaattggaaaaaggaaaattctcTCATTTTGAAGTTTGTATCCTTACATCAAAATCTTTCATTGAAAATTAGCAGTAGATGAGTTGGTGCATAATGTTTCAAAAGTAAATTTCGAATTTGGTGAAACTATCAAATTTCAACCAAAAACCAAGATGTGATGATGAGAATAGAAAAAACTGATCCCTACTCAAAACCATCAACTTAAAATATGTCAATCAGAGGGAAGAAAgcatatatatacttaaaatttGTCCTCATTTCGTAATTTTTTCCATTGGACGAATAAACACAAGACAAAAGATCTGCAAATAAACTCATCAAACCCTTCCGGCTGAAGAGAAGGCAATAAGATAAAAGAAGCCAAAGGACCAAAAGCTAATCAATCAGAGAGATTAAGGGAAGGGAGATGCCGAAACGTTAGATCTGACGGCGTAAAAGTTTTGAACGTGTCAATTGgtaaatttccatttttctgcTGCATTGTCCATTTtggtaaaataaaattgacaaGATGTTAAGATGGCCCCCCatatttctgaaaattttctgTTCAGTCCTTGaggtttaaaaattaaaaagtttaTCCCTCATCCGGCAACTATGCTACATTAGTCACAGCTCACAAAACCCCACTCCATTCATATTTTCAAAGATAAAACTCCATTGGAGCTAGTAGTTGCATTTGGCTTGATTTATTATGCAATGAGCGGagttaattttaatattttcgaCAAGAAAGATGTGTTGTTTGATttctattttatatttattcaaataaatgtaatagttaaagaaagataatttaattatatcattaacatatttttcaataatttgttaattttacatatatcacatcaaaaaatagttataatattttttttaaaaaaaattatttcaaataatctactatccaaacacgTTTTGCTGGCATTATAACTTAAATCCAACGGTTTAAATATATTAAGGAccaaatttctttcattttaagTGCAAGGGACTACAACATTAGTTTAGGAAATATGAGGGATCTCTTTATCAATTTTGCCAAAATGGCAAAGGAAAATTCTGGCATTCGGTTTCGAGTTTCCAGGGTTTTCGGCCTTGAGCTGCCTACGCTCCAAAACCCTCCTCCTTTCCTTAACCCCTCTTCCCCACTGTCTCTCCCTTTCTGAAAGGCATATCAACCATTGCATAGGAGAGAGGGGAAGAGAGGAAACTTTGCTTTATATCCAATCCAATTTGTAGATAGTGTAAGCCATGTCGGCACCCGAAGCTCCGGTTAATTATGTCGGTGTCGCCCGATCCTCCGCTGCCTTCCGCCTCATGAAGCAGATGGTATTGAATCTTCCTCTTTCTGGACTACGGTTACGAATTTATGCATATATAGATACTTATCAACGTGTATTGAATCGGATTACACAATTCCGATTTACTTGTTTCATTTGCCATTTTTAATGGATTTCTATTTTGGGGGTCTTAGAGTTGTAAAGCAGAAGTTTAAATCTTAATAAACGAATGTTGTTAGGGATGGGAAGAAGGAGAAGGCTTGGGCAAAGATAAACAAGGGATCAAAGGATACATCAGGGTTAAGAACAAGCAAGATACTGCGGGtttgtatctttttttttccccttattcTCCCAATTATTGCTAATCTCATTCTACCTATTTGCTTTTTATTGTTTGCTAGGCAATTGATGTTGCCAAGAAATCCTTCTGTTTTGCACTTGAGCTGGGTTTCCATCTGGAAATATATACTAAATGAAGCCCAAATAGAGTTTGGAGCATTTTTAACTACGTACTATTTAACTTTGTGAATTTGATAGGTATTGGAACTGAGAAGCCAAATAACTGGGCATTTGATACCACTCAGTTCGATAACATcctcaaaaaattaaaagtggTAATTTTGGGACCTTTTCTCGAACTTatcttttttcttagttttgatttcatatgatCATTTTTCCGCTAATCTTATTCTTAATTGACGTGGCAGCAAGCAGCTAATGTCATGAAGGACGAAGGTATGACCAAAGTACAGTAATTCACAGTCATATTTAATCATGACACAATAATAGTAGTGATCTTAGGAGTCTTTTGGGTGGACATAACAGGTGAAGGAGAAGATGGGGCAGAAGCAGATGCAATTTCCAAGAGCTCCAGTGACAATCAGGATAAAGAAGTGAAGGTTACTCGGCCTCAGGGAAGGTAAATACATTGTAGCTGATTATAAACTGAAATGTTAGGTTGTGAATTTTTTGCAGTAGAGTAATCTTTTGTTCATTTCTACTACTGTTAGatacaagaaaagagagagggggaaGCATGTTCAAGCCTATTCTTCTCAGGATCTTGAAGGAATCCTTGTAAGTAGTACATCCTCTGTATGGTACCGTCAGGTTATCCATGGTGGTGTTTCCTTATATTTGGTTGGTATGAGACTATTTTCTATATACATTAATCTTACGTTGCTTTTTCTCTTTGATAGTTTTACAATCGCTTTATACAAACTCCTGCACATTTGGTTCTCATTTTTTATAAATGAACTTTGTGTATAAGCCGGAGGTGATTATCATGTCTGCTGCCAGACTGGCATTGTTCATTTTGAGCATTTTACTCTGCTCCATCTCTTGGGGATGATAGAACTTTTATTGCTCCTGATGAAAAATACTTTACTTCAATGCTAACTGAGAAGTGTGTGTTTCTGATGAACCTTGATGTGGTCTCTTTCCTTTGATTGTATTATTAAGTTAAATTTGTTGTATGCTACATTCTCTTAGTCTTTGATTTTGAACTTGATGGTTGATACGCTAGGTGTCCAGTGTTTCTGTTTCATCTTCAAATTTATGTGGCTTGCATTGCCAGTTCATTTTGCTTGCTTGCTTTGTAGGTCAAAAGGGCAGTTTCTCCTATTCCACATATAGAGGAGGATGTAGCTAACTCAGAGGAGGATGTGGCTAACTTAGTGGAGAATGTGGAGAGCCACATACCGGATAGTGAAGGTAATGCTCGATCCACATTATAGATCTTGAGAGTTACCATTATCGTAAACCTTGATGTTTGTCACATTACAATTGTGTAAGTGCATGCTTTTGGCTGATGGCTGATGCAGTTAGAACTTTTAATGCTCCAGACTACCATGTGCTGAATGAACTGACTGCCTTCTTGCTCTGCTGTTATCTGAACTTTTCTATGCTGTATGAATTAGATTATGCAGCTTTTCTGCAGTTTGTAAATGAGCTAGATCTGACATATGCATATGGGTCCAAGCAGATCCTTGATCTTTCTGATATGCTATATCGAACTAGCATATAGAATTTAGATTTTTGGAGTAATTTTTAAATGCTGAAGTTTTGCAGTAGCTCTGCTCAATGCGATGAAAAATATTCCGCAATGAGGAGACGTAGGTTTTGGTTTTTTGCTGGTTTCTGGGCCACATGCTAATTTGCAAGTCATTGGTTTGCAGTTTCGATTAGTATGATGGAATATTCTTGGTTATCTCTCTGCATTAACTGGGTCTAAAGGCAGGGGATatagataaggatcttcattttAACTGCATGAGTTGACTTCTGTCTTCTGGGATTTGCTTTatcaatttgcttgactagtaGTTTGGTTTTGATAACTTCTTCTAATCATATTAAAGAAGCACACTCAACTGGCCCACTTTTATAAGCACACATGTGCTGTCTGCTTAAAtttaaagtaaaaaataattgaTTTTTCTAGAGAAGTGAGTGTCATAGAAAAAGTCAATCTTATTTATGAAGACATAGTTGTAAATATTTATTTGCTTCAGCAAATGGTAACACTTGTAAATTTTTGACGTTAATAACTTCTGCAGATTGGATATTCATATTTGAATGTTTGCTTGGTAAATGTCATAATGTATTTCCTGTTTTCATTTTGGTTTTCATTAGTGCATTTTTTAGCACCTTTGGCTGCTAAACGGTGTTTTACCCGTCACTGCATTATTATTGTATATCTGATCATTATCATCTGAGGAACTGTCCAGTACAGATGAAAACTGTTTCAATTCTCAGCATAAGCTCTTCAGTGAACAAACTACTGTCTATGCAGGGAAAGCAGATCAACATTACCAAGTAGTTTCACCCGAATGGTGGGGTTTCAAAAGAGGATTTGTTTCTGGTGGTTTTCTTGGAGCTGAAGCTCGGAGAAGGAAGGCCATAGAAAGAACTCAGAATGGTGATCAAAGGACTGCATTCCATGAAGAGGATCAAGAAAATCTTTATAAACTCGTCCAAGTATgtgttaattttattaatcaaataaagaatttgCCTTCTTTTGCCAGGTAAATGTTAATGTATCATGCTTTTTGCAATATCCTTGAAGCTCTAAATAGAAAGTAGCTGGCTGTTGATATATTGATTACATGTCTATAAGCGAATAATAGACATTCTTTGTAGGGAAACCAGGAAGTTACTAAGTTTGACGTCCTTCACTGCAGAATAAAGCTACAACTGGGAAGCAAGGGCTTGGTATGAAAGACCGAACAAAGAAAATTGCTGGCTGCTACTTCCAGGGAAAAAAGACTTCATTTGACGACAGTGATGGTGAGGAATCCACAGAATCCCGTTCTTCTCCAAAAAGAAAACATGATGAATTATCAGAGGTGGCAAATGATTGTAATTCAAATGTGAAGCTGAAAAAGTTATGCAGACAACTTATCAAGCAGGTCTATCTCCCAACAAGGCAAACTGATCCAAGATTCTTCTTGTTCTCTTGCTAATTGATTTCCTGTTGCAGGCACCTGGACAGTCATTGAAGCTGAAGCAACTTAAAGTTCTTATTGATGAGCACTCATCAGACGTTTTCTCTAACTTCTCTTCTAAGAAAGAAGCACTTGCTTTTTTAAAACGCAAGGTATGACTAATGTGGCACTTTTTTGATGAATCATTGTTAGCTTACTTGCTAATTGGTTTCGTTGTGTTTCTAGTCAGATTTGTATTGTCCGTTTTAAGTTGACGTTAACATTTTGTTTGTTGCTGCAGCTTCAAGGCAGTGACAAATTAGTTGTTGAGGGAAAAAGAGTATCTCTATCTGTGAAGAAATGGTGAAAAGTTAGTTTTGACCCGATTTCAGATGCATGTAACGTTATGTACATTGCTGCTGAGACTAGTTGGATGGTAGGAACATTTTGCAAGTGGTTcctcatttatttttaattttttttgtacacCTCTTTTTAGTCCTTAATTTCAGCTGCCACATAATATGGAGTTTAGTTTTTTAGGCATACAATTGATGGCTGGGAGATAATTGCATTTTTTCTAGTTATATGAAAATTGATCCGATTGTTTACTGCTTCTGTTGGAACGTAGTTCTAGCCACATTATCTACGCCTACAGAGGTTTATTTAGCACTATAAACATTATCCTATTGTCTGCGGGGTGAACTGTTGGCGTTTGCTTGAAGCAAACATCTTTGGCTACTTTAAAAGGTCTGTTAATGTTGTTTAGATGCCAAGAATTTGCAGCTACGAAACTGGGTTTCATAATCTAGTGGAGAATGGAATGCGTGCTCTGGTATGAACGCATTTGGGATCTTCTTTTTGCTAGAACGTCTTAGAAGTTTGCATGATAGATTGGAGACTTCAGCAGCCAATAGGAGCAAAAAAGAGCGAAAATTATTTGCATGCTACAAATTTAGCTTCATAAACTCTtctgttttaaaaaaaaaaaattatgtgaaTATACAAAATGAGTGGTGACTGGTGAGTTTCATGCCATATTAGTAAACTAGTATACTATGAAAGGGAGTGTATGAAGCTAAAATTGGGCATAAATCccaaagaaatggaaaaaagacATAGTCgaagaaatggaaaaaagacATAGTCGAGTTCCTACATGCGGTATTGCTGTGGATGCTACGAATAGAAGGCCATCGTAGCCGACCCAGCGGGATAATGGATAATGCGCTGGCAAGAAAATGGGAATCACCGGTGTTTTGTTCCCAAGAATGCAGCTCTTTTTGGCTAAATTCGAATGCATAAAAGCTTGATAGTCTACTATACTAGATGTAATTGGCTTGCACAATTTTGGTTGCCAAGTACTTTCCCAAAAATTCATATCCATGAAAGTACAGAGCTTCAATTTCTGCTCTCCGGCCACTTTCAACCATCGTAGCCAACTCTTCTTTGTAGCTATCCTGCAAAGACAATGCACCGAGGCATTAACCTCAATAGTGAAACCATGTACAGGATCTGCATTTTGTCAGGAAATTCACCTGCAATACATCTGAGGACAACAAGCTTTTGGCAATTTGAAGATCCTTAGGCTTCAAATTGATTAAAGATTCTTCAGGGACAAGTTGACTTATGTCGTCCATTCTCATGCCTAGCCACTTCACGTTGCAAGCTGATATAAAGGAGATAGAGAAAGGCATAAATAAATTGGATTCCAGCACCACCCAAAGTGCATTTGGTGCAATGCAATCATCTGTGTAGATAAATTACCATATCTGTAAGCCTCCAGGCCCATTCCTATGCTTCCGAATTTGTAGGTGCACAGTATTGCTAATCCCGCAGGATTCCTTGCAAAATTTGATTGAGCAA from Coffea eugenioides isolate CCC68of chromosome 8, Ceug_1.0, whole genome shotgun sequence encodes the following:
- the LOC113779907 gene encoding uncharacterized protein LOC113779907, which codes for MSAPEAPVNYVGVARSSAAFRLMKQMGWEEGEGLGKDKQGIKGYIRVKNKQDTAGIGTEKPNNWAFDTTQFDNILKKLKVQAANVMKDEGEGEDGAEADAISKSSSDNQDKEVKVTRPQGRYKKRERGKHVQAYSSQDLEGILVKRAVSPIPHIEEDVANSEEDVANLVENVESHIPDSEGKADQHYQVVSPEWWGFKRGFVSGGFLGAEARRRKAIERTQNGDQRTAFHEEDQENLYKLVQNKATTGKQGLGMKDRTKKIAGCYFQGKKTSFDDSDGEESTESRSSPKRKHDELSEVANDCNSNVKLKKLCRQLIKQAPGQSLKLKQLKVLIDEHSSDVFSNFSSKKEALAFLKRKLQGSDKLVVEGKRVSLSVKKW